From a single Micromonospora pallida genomic region:
- a CDS encoding glutamate mutase L has translation MSLAVCADVGSTWTKVAVVDLDGGLLVGSAAAPTTVGTDVLHGLDAAVAAATVGLPAADAPWYVCSSAGGGLRLAVVGYEPLVTAQAGRRVGLSAGAHVVHVAAGRLGGADVVALRAVRPDVVLLVGGTDGGDADTLVHNATRLARARWRVPVVVAGNADARDEVHALLVGAGVPVTVADNVLPRIGVLAPSSARAAIREVFLRHVIGGKRLSRGSRFARLVRAATPDAVLTGVEVLAGTAGGDLVVVDVGGATTDVYSVLTPDERATGPGREVAGSWWRARTVEGDLGMRWSAPGVVRAAVEERLLDPVDGEALGAVAAAGADDPGFVPETPAERAVDRRIAALAVTVAVRRHARGATAGERAGRDLRDVRLLVGSGGVLRHADGLEATEVLAAVLGDHAGGWAVPRAARPVVDGAYVLAAAGLLVAEHPGAARGLLRTHLVE, from the coding sequence GTGAGCCTGGCGGTCTGCGCCGACGTCGGGTCCACGTGGACGAAGGTCGCGGTGGTGGACCTGGACGGTGGGCTGCTGGTGGGGTCGGCGGCGGCGCCGACGACGGTGGGCACGGACGTGCTGCACGGCCTGGACGCGGCAGTGGCGGCGGCCACCGTCGGGCTGCCCGCCGCCGACGCGCCGTGGTACGTGTGTTCGTCGGCCGGTGGTGGGCTGCGGTTGGCGGTGGTCGGCTACGAGCCTCTCGTCACGGCACAGGCGGGCCGGCGGGTGGGGTTGTCGGCGGGCGCGCACGTGGTGCACGTGGCCGCGGGGCGGCTCGGTGGGGCGGACGTGGTGGCGTTGCGGGCGGTCCGCCCGGATGTGGTGCTGCTGGTGGGAGGCACCGACGGCGGGGACGCGGACACTCTCGTCCACAATGCGACCCGGTTGGCGCGGGCCCGCTGGCGGGTGCCGGTGGTGGTGGCCGGGAACGCCGACGCCCGCGACGAGGTGCACGCGCTGCTGGTCGGCGCGGGGGTGCCGGTGACGGTGGCCGACAACGTGCTGCCCCGGATCGGGGTGCTGGCGCCGTCGTCGGCGCGGGCGGCGATCCGGGAGGTGTTTCTGCGGCACGTGATTGGCGGGAAGCGTCTGTCGCGGGGTTCGCGGTTCGCGCGGCTGGTGCGGGCGGCCACCCCGGACGCGGTGCTGACCGGGGTGGAGGTGCTCGCCGGCACGGCCGGTGGTGACCTGGTGGTGGTGGATGTGGGTGGCGCCACCACGGATGTGTACTCGGTGCTGACCCCGGACGAGCGGGCTACCGGGCCGGGCCGGGAGGTCGCGGGTTCGTGGTGGCGGGCCCGGACCGTGGAGGGTGACCTGGGCATGCGGTGGAGCGCGCCGGGGGTGGTGCGGGCGGCCGTGGAGGAGCGGCTGCTCGACCCGGTCGACGGGGAGGCGCTGGGGGCGGTGGCGGCGGCGGGGGCCGACGATCCGGGGTTCGTGCCGGAGACGCCGGCGGAGCGGGCGGTGGACCGGCGGATCGCGGCCCTCGCGGTGACGGTGGCGGTGCGGCGGCACGCGCGGGGCGCGACGGCCGGGGAACGTGCCGGTCGGGATCTGCGGGACGTGCGGCTGCTGGTCGGCTCCGGTGGGGTGCTGCGGCATGCGGACGGCTTGGAGGCGACCGAGGTCCTGGCGGCGGTGCTGGGTGACCACGCGGGCGGGTGGGCGGTGCCGAGGGCGGCCCGGCCGGTGGTGGACGGGGCGTACGTGCTGGCGGCGGCGGGCCTGTTGGTCGCCGAGCATCCGGGGGCGGCACGGGGGCTGCTGCGGACGCATCTGGTGGAGTGA
- a CDS encoding class I SAM-dependent methyltransferase encodes MTVEHVGQAYAAVADLYIELFGSSQQVHVDDLAFIGRHLSIRSGPVLDLGCGPGHITGHLRSLGVDARGIDMVPEFIAHAKAAHPNGMYQLGSMEKLDVANHSVAGILAWYSLIHLPPQDLGSMLDEFRRAMAPGGTLVVGFFDGDEVGAFDHKVVTAYRWPVDELSERLTRAGFTAVEQLRRPSDGTHRPHAAIAAIAADV; translated from the coding sequence GTGACCGTGGAGCACGTGGGACAGGCGTATGCGGCCGTCGCGGACCTTTACATCGAACTGTTCGGTTCGAGCCAGCAGGTACACGTCGACGACCTCGCCTTCATCGGGCGACACCTGTCGATCCGGTCCGGCCCGGTGCTCGACCTGGGCTGTGGACCTGGCCACATCACCGGTCACCTTCGCTCGCTGGGCGTCGACGCACGGGGAATCGACATGGTTCCCGAGTTCATCGCCCACGCGAAGGCGGCCCATCCGAACGGCATGTACCAGCTTGGGTCGATGGAGAAGCTCGACGTTGCGAACCACTCCGTCGCCGGCATCCTGGCCTGGTACTCGTTGATCCATCTACCGCCGCAGGACCTCGGGAGCATGCTCGATGAGTTTCGGCGAGCGATGGCCCCGGGGGGAACGTTGGTGGTCGGGTTCTTCGACGGTGACGAGGTCGGCGCCTTCGACCACAAAGTGGTGACAGCCTATCGCTGGCCCGTGGACGAACTTTCGGAGCGGCTGACGCGAGCCGGCTTCACGGCGGTCGAGCAGCTGCGACGGCCCAGCGATGGCACTCATCGGCCGCACGCCGCCATCGCGGCGATCGCGGCCGACGTGTGA
- a CDS encoding PhoX family protein yields MTATHPTRRGILRGSVTAAALAALGPLDALGARTAGAAPLAKLPASPDYGPLYPTRDQSTGLELLRLPRGFEYLSYGWTGDLMTDGLRTPGAHDGMAAFRRTDGTIAIVRNHERGGYGGAFTTPAYNPAAAGGTTTLVFDPDAGQFLGSWASLGGTIRNCAGGPTPWDTWLTCEETTEIGPDGTRHGYVFEVPHVGKGDPRPLKSMGRFSHEAVAVDPRTGIVYLTEDATPSGLYRYVPTTPGNLAAGGTLQMLVIPTPDGSSYSTYGDGTDTQYENLTWVTLGNPDPGPGETSCVQQGIALGGAAFRRLEGAWYGNDRVYIVSTSGGPAGQGQVFEYDPTTERMRVLFASPDAAVLNNPDNICVSPRGGIVLCEDGSSGEYLHGLTTDGEIFPFALNQVVVPAGGIPGKTVAAGDYSGSEWCGSTFEPKNGNWLFVNAQSPGITFAITGPWRRGSL; encoded by the coding sequence GTGACGGCAACCCATCCGACCCGCCGTGGCATCCTGCGTGGCTCCGTGACCGCCGCCGCGTTGGCCGCGCTCGGCCCACTGGACGCCCTCGGTGCCCGCACCGCCGGCGCCGCCCCGCTGGCCAAGCTGCCCGCCAGCCCCGACTACGGCCCCCTGTACCCGACCCGGGACCAGAGCACCGGCCTGGAGCTGCTGCGTCTGCCCCGCGGCTTCGAGTACCTCTCCTACGGCTGGACCGGCGACCTGATGACCGACGGCCTGCGCACCCCCGGCGCCCACGACGGGATGGCCGCGTTCCGCCGCACCGACGGCACCATCGCCATCGTCCGTAACCACGAACGCGGCGGCTACGGCGGCGCGTTCACCACCCCCGCCTACAACCCGGCCGCCGCTGGCGGCACCACCACCCTCGTGTTCGACCCCGACGCCGGACAGTTCCTCGGCTCGTGGGCCAGCCTCGGCGGCACCATCCGCAACTGCGCCGGCGGCCCCACCCCCTGGGACACCTGGCTGACCTGCGAGGAAACCACCGAGATCGGCCCCGACGGCACCCGTCACGGCTACGTGTTCGAAGTCCCCCACGTCGGCAAGGGCGACCCCCGGCCGCTGAAGAGCATGGGCCGGTTCAGCCACGAGGCCGTCGCCGTCGACCCTCGCACCGGCATCGTCTACCTCACCGAGGACGCCACCCCCTCCGGCCTCTACCGGTACGTGCCCACCACCCCCGGGAACCTGGCCGCCGGCGGCACCCTGCAGATGCTCGTCATCCCCACCCCGGACGGCTCGTCGTACTCCACCTACGGCGACGGCACCGACACCCAGTACGAGAACCTCACCTGGGTGACCCTCGGCAACCCCGACCCGGGCCCCGGCGAGACGAGCTGCGTGCAGCAGGGCATCGCCCTCGGCGGCGCCGCGTTCCGCCGCCTCGAAGGCGCCTGGTACGGCAACGACCGCGTCTACATCGTCTCCACCAGCGGCGGCCCCGCCGGCCAGGGCCAGGTCTTCGAGTACGACCCGACCACCGAGCGGATGCGGGTGCTGTTCGCCTCCCCCGACGCGGCCGTGCTCAACAACCCCGACAACATCTGCGTCAGCCCGCGCGGCGGCATCGTCCTGTGCGAGGACGGCAGCTCCGGCGAGTACCTGCACGGCCTCACCACCGACGGCGAGATCTTCCCGTTCGCCCTCAACCAGGTCGTCGTGCCCGCCGGCGGCATCCCCGGCAAGACCGTCGCCGCCGGCGACTACTCCGGTTCCGAATGGTGCGGATCCACCTTCGAACCGAAGAACGGCAACTGGCTGTTCGTCAACGCGCAGAGCCCCGGCATCACCTTCGCGATCACCGGCCCGTGGCGGCGCGGCTCGCTCTGA
- a CDS encoding helix-turn-helix domain-containing protein, whose product MANDDEVAVLAGVGARLRALRTRRGTTLTQLAQTTGISVSTLSRLESGQRRPTLELLLPLARAHQVPLDDLVGAASTADPRVRPRPIVRNGMTFLPLTRRPGGLQAFKQIIPPHTPTDPRPNTHEGYEWLYVLSGRIRLILGDHDLILTAGEVAEFDTRLPHAVANPDPHPAELLNLFGPQGERLHVRARPTTSSH is encoded by the coding sequence ATGGCAAACGACGACGAGGTGGCGGTCCTGGCCGGAGTCGGCGCCCGACTACGGGCCCTGCGCACCCGACGCGGCACCACCCTCACCCAACTGGCACAGACCACCGGCATCTCCGTCAGCACCCTGTCCCGCCTGGAATCCGGACAGCGCCGCCCCACCCTGGAACTGCTGCTCCCCCTGGCCCGCGCCCACCAGGTGCCCCTCGACGACCTCGTCGGCGCCGCATCCACCGCCGACCCGCGCGTGCGCCCCCGCCCGATCGTGCGCAACGGCATGACGTTCCTGCCCCTGACCCGCCGCCCCGGCGGCCTCCAGGCGTTCAAACAGATCATCCCGCCGCACACCCCCACCGACCCGCGACCCAACACCCACGAGGGCTACGAGTGGCTGTACGTGCTCTCCGGCCGGATCCGGCTGATCCTCGGCGACCACGACCTGATCCTCACCGCCGGAGAGGTCGCCGAGTTCGACACCCGACTGCCGCACGCCGTCGCCAACCCCGACCCGCACCCGGCGGAACTCCTGAACCTGTTCGGACCCCAGGGCGAACGGCTCCACGTCCGCGCCCGCCCCACCACGTCGTCCCACTGA